Proteins co-encoded in one Callospermophilus lateralis isolate mCalLat2 chromosome 2, mCalLat2.hap1, whole genome shotgun sequence genomic window:
- the LOC143386006 gene encoding interferon alpha-5-like, with amino-acid sequence MALPLAFLLALVVLSCKTTCSLGCDLLQIHNLGLETSEKNEEGALSLLQKMRRIPDFSCLDDREDFAFPQKLLEGEKVPRAQAVAALQEMTHQILRLFGTQEAFAAWNKTLLDTFLSGLLQQLDDLEACVTHQVRPEKALGITVRKYFRRITVYLKEKEYLPCAWEMVRTEILKFFSSSPKLYERLRSMERDLVQQGNASH; translated from the coding sequence ATGGCCTTGCCCTTGGCTTTCCTGCTGGCCCTAGTGGTGCTCAGCTGCAAGACCACCTGCTCTCTGGGCTGTGACCTGCTTCAGATACACAACCTGGGTCTTGAAACTTCTGAGAAAAATGAGGAGGGGGCACTGAGTCTCCTGCAAAAAATGAGGAGAATTCCCGATTTCTCCTGCCTGGACGACAGAGAGGACTTTGCCTTCCCCCAGAAGCTGTTGGAGGGTGAGAAGGTGCCAAGGGCTCAAGCTGTTGCTGCCCTCCAGGAGATGACCCACCAGATCTTGCGCCTTTTTGGCACCCAGGAGGCGTTTGCTGCTTGGAACAAGACCCTCCTGGACACCTTCCTCAGTGGCCTCCTTCAGCAGTTGGATGACCTGGAAGCCTGTGTGACCCACCAGGTGAGGCCGGAAAAAGCTCTCGGAATAACTGTTAGAAAATACTTCCGCAggatcactgtctacctgaaggaGAAGGAATACCTGCCTTGTGCCTGGGAGATGGTCCGAACAGAAATCTTGAAATTCTTCTCTTCTTCACCTAAGTTATATGAAAGATTAAGGAGCATGGAACGAGACctggtccagcagggaaatgcttCTCACTGA